Genomic segment of Canis aureus isolate CA01 chromosome 16, VMU_Caureus_v.1.0, whole genome shotgun sequence:
GTTCAATTCTGCTATCGTGGTAGAAATGGCTGAAGAACGGCCTGCACGTGGTTCGGCTCAAGCACCCTCGGCCGTTTCCCAGCCTGGAAATGGAGGGTTCTGGTTCTGCCTGGGGCAGGCCTCAGGCTACCCTGGGAGTCAGAGCACCGGGGAGCCCAGCTTGGGGGGGAAGGGGTGCTGCCCGGGCCCATCTGGGCTCAGCCAGCACCCACCGCCCCTCCAGTCGTTTCTAGAAGGCCCCCCGAGACAGAGATCCAAAGTCTCCATTTAAGCAAACAATGTGAGACCCATGCTCAGTCACGGCAACACCGGCACCAGGTGGGAGGGACCGGTCCAGCccggcccagcccctccccacacaGGGGACAGGAGTCTCCAGGGAGGCCCGGCCAGAGTGGAACAGACACCCTGACGTCCAAAAATGTCTCAAAATCCcacaaatggaattttttaaagtgagagtATAAACCTAACAGGAAGGAGGCTTCACGGGCATGAGATCCCAAGACATTTTAACGAGCACTTTGGACAAAACCATGTACGAAAAAGTacatcacaatttaaaaaaaaacggCCCATCAAGATGGGCTGGCCTGGAGATAAATCCCTTTCCAAAAATtgaaaagcagaaggaagagacGGGCCTAAGTTTACACGTATGTTAGGATGAAGTGTGGCTTCAGAAAAGTTCCCTGCATTTCCGATCGGTGTTCCCTCGTCCCGGTGAGGGTCCGCGGGCTTCCAGAGGCCGTGCTGCTGGACGTGCAGCCGTGGGGGTCGTGTCTGGGGTGCCCAGGTCTGCACTCTGCCTCACAGCTCATCTCTCACAGTTTTCTGAtcgtcctcctcctccaggtcaggctcctctgcttcttccagatCTTCCAGATCCTGGGGGAGAGGACGCAGGAAAGGAAGTGGAGAAACCCGTCAGGAGGGTGGCACAGCTCGGCCAGCAGCCATGCCCTGCACCCCGACAGGTTGGCCATCAGGACAGAAGCAGCCGACTCTGGTATCTACAAGCGGATGTGTGGAACCCCAGGTTCCAGGGTCTGCAGCTCGGTGACAGCCCACCACGGCTTCAGGGAGCACTGTCTTGGCGGGCCTGCTGCTACTGTGGGCCTCCAGCCCTATGCCAGCCCCCCTGGCCCGGGCACACCCACAGCTGCCCAAGGCCAACATGGACAGGCCTAAGCTGCCGTCTGGTGGGAGACCTCAGCCGATGGGCTGGGGAGAGCATGTGAGCTCCAGTTAGCAGGGAGCCTCACGGGACACGTCTCAGCTGCCATGAGCAAACGCCAGCATTTAAGGACCCCTACATACGGAGTGTCCATCTGGAGATTAGCTCCCCCCAGCCCGGGTACACACGCCTGCCTCCCACGGTGCCCCCGCAGGCCTGCCCCTGGACCACAGGGCGCATCCCCAGACACTGGCTAGGGCCCATCGACCACTGGCTCCTACTCACGTCATCGTCCCCAGCTCCGTCCTGGCCACCACTCTCCAAGAACTTCTTAAAACCGTCTAGTGTCCGCTCACCGTTGTAATCAATGACctgtggagggggagagggagacttAGGGAGCTGGCCAGCagctccccctccctgcctccctgccggGCCCGCGCGTGGCGCACCGTCCTGTCCGCGCTGGCGGGGAAGAACTTGAGCGTCGGGAAGCTGTGCACTTTCACTGCCTCCACCTCGTTAGCCGTCGAGTCCATCTTGGCGATGACGATGTTTTCGTGGTCCTTGTACGTCTCTCCCAGCTTATCCCAAATGGGAGCCAGCTGTTTGCAGTGGCCACACCACGGCGCGTCTGAAAGAGAACGGCGCTGAGGCCCTGGGCCACCCACCCCCAGTGTGCATGCGCTCCGGCACTCAGACCAGGGAGCTGCAGGCCCCTCACTTACAGAATTCCACAAAGACGTTCTTTTTCTCATCGAAAGCGACCTCCTCAAAGTTCTTCCCGACGAGCACCTTGACGGGCTGCTTGTCCCAATCTTCAGGCAGCTCCTGGCTCAtgaggtggggctggagggcaggtgggCCGAGGTCAGGGACGCCGGGCCTCCGCCCCCTGCCCCGAGGACCAGCGCTGCCTGGAAAGGGGTCATGCCCATGCGGCGCCCCGTCCTCGGGACCCTCGGCTCAGGCCCAGGGCCAGCCCCATGCCACGTGCGGCGCCCCCCACCTTGATCTTTCCTTCCAGGAAGCGGTGGCAGAAATCTTCGATCTTCTCTGCCGTAAGCTCGGTCGACTCTGGCTTGTACTTGGTCATCTCCTCCTCCAGGGTGATGAGGCGCACAGCGGGGCACTCCTCCTTCTTGAGGCCAAAGAACTCAAGGATGCGCTGGTTGTCAGTGTGGTCGCTGTCGATGAAGATGAACAGGATCTGGGGGGAGAAATGGCTCGGTGGGTGGGGGGCCGAGGGTGGCCGCCTGCAGTCCTGAAAGCGGGGACGCTGCTGCTACCCTGCCGCTGGAGGCGGGCGCACAGGCTGCTCACCTTCCCCTTGAAGCGCTCGGCCGCCTTCTTGAAGTTGCTCAGTTTGCTGTCGTAGTCAGACACGCTCTTGGGCAGGAACAGCaggatgtgggtcttgatctccCCTCCGAAGATCTTCGGGGCCGTCTGTGTCACAAACACAGGTTACTGAGTCTGAGCCACAGACCAAGCCACGAACACAGGATGTTCTCTCAACAGCTATGATGCCGCCACCACACACTCGgcgcctggggatccctggggccaGGATCTCTCCTGGGGCGCCACCCCACTCTCAGGGCACAGGACCCACTAGAGAGCTGCACCTGCTCTGTGAACTCGATGACCAGTGGCAGCTGGTTGTGCTTGATGAAGTCCAACAGCTTCTCCTTGCTGATTTCCCCCTCGAAGTTGTTGCGGCCTTCGTCAAACTGTGGATGCAGAGAGGGCCGTGAGCGCCttggagcccccagcctcctgtgCCACCCTCCCTGCGACCGGGGCAGCCCGCACCTTCCcgtctggggggcggggggggcaatGGGAGCAGAAGCCACTTGCCTCTGTCCACAAAACCAAGCCAGCGGAGGGCTGCAGAGGGCAGCATCCTCCAGGGCACCAGGCAACAGCGACACCAAGGGGAGGACACCAAGGGAATGGTGCGGCCTTTCCTAGGGAGCAGCTGCAAGTTCCTGCTCCCACCCTCCCCTGAGCACACCGTGCCCTTGGATGGAAGCGGAGGGATGGAGGACATCCCGCACGCTGAGGTCGGCCAAGAGACTGGCAGAAACCGAACACTCTTACCACTCAGCTGCAGTTGTCTGGAGAAAAAGGGACTTTCACAAGACTGTTACTTGTGATCATACAATGTTATTTTAGATGAAAGGGATTTAAGTCAGCTCCTCTGCCAAAATGtggctgaaatcaggagtcgcTTGCTCCagcgactgagccagtcaggtgacCCTGGATGAACAAACTGTTTAAGACACTTCTCTAATTTGTGGCCCAATAAAAATCAATAGGTATAATCAATCCACAACCGCAGAAGCTCTTCGGGATCCCCAACAACATGGAAGAGTTCCAGGAGTCCTGGAGCCCCGAGGGTGGGAGGCCGTGGTTGTTGACCAGAGAGGCCCAAGAGGGGGCCTGCAGCCCCCTCAAGGGGGGCTCTGGAAGGGGCGCACGGAAGCCACCCCCTGCCGCAGATGGGCTGATGCCCTGCCCAGTGAGGGTACTGGTGAGCCTGCCTTCTTCATTCCCTCTGGACTCTCAGATCAGACCCGAGACAAATTACTCTTTTCATCTTAGACGTTTCCCTTTATGCTTCCCTAAAGAaacttctagggatccctgggtggcgcagcggtttggcgcctgcctttggcccagggcgcgatcctggagacccgggatcgaatcccacatcgggctcccggtgcatggagcctgcttcttcctctgcctatgtctctgcctctctctctctctctctgtgactatcataaataaattaaaaaaaaaaaaaaaaaaaaagaaacttctagaagaaCAGGTGGCCACTCCCTGCTCCCTCCATTACACGTAGAGCCTGGGATTTAGCTGGTGCACAACAGGGGCTGCTAAG
This window contains:
- the P4HB gene encoding protein disulfide-isomerase produces the protein MLRRALLCLALAALTRAGAAAPEEEDHVLVLHKGNFEEALAAHKYLLVEFYAPWCGHCKALAPEYAKAAGTLKAEGSEIRLAKVDATEESDLAQQYGVRGYPTIKFFKNGDTAAPREYTAGREAEDIVNWLKKRTGPAATTLPDGAAAEALLESSEVTVIGFFKDVESDFAKQFLLAAEAIDDIPFGITSNSDVFSKYQLSKDGVVLFKKFDEGRNNFEGEISKEKLLDFIKHNQLPLVIEFTEQTAPKIFGGEIKTHILLFLPKSVSDYDSKLSNFKKAAERFKGKILFIFIDSDHTDNQRILEFFGLKKEECPAVRLITLEEEMTKYKPESTELTAEKIEDFCHRFLEGKIKPHLMSQELPEDWDKQPVKVLVGKNFEEVAFDEKKNVFVEFYAPWCGHCKQLAPIWDKLGETYKDHENIVIAKMDSTANEVEAVKVHSFPTLKFFPASADRTVIDYNGERTLDGFKKFLESGGQDGAGDDDDLEDLEEAEEPDLEEEDDQKTVRDEL